In one Terriglobales bacterium genomic region, the following are encoded:
- the moeB gene encoding molybdopterin-synthase adenylyltransferase MoeB produces the protein MATSTLVSNALSKDEILRYSRHLIMPEVGMEGQQKLKAASVLCIGTGGLGSPLALYLAAAGVGTLGLVDFDIVDFTNLQRQIIHTTADVGRSKLDSATDKIEAMNPFVEVRRFDTRLSSDNAMRIFRDFDIIVDGTDNFPTRYLVNDACVLSGKLNVYGSIFRFEGQASVFGAKDGPCYRCLYPEPPPPGLVPSCAEGGVLGILPGLVGLIQATETIKLILGAGDPLIGRLLLVDALGMKFRELKLRKNPDCPVCGPNRTITELIDYQEFCGIRGEEAPVSTTAPEIQPEELKRRLDAGEDIYILDVREPHEYQICNLNGHLIPLGDLPKRMNELDSSREIVAHCRSGVRSGKAVDFLRQAGFRKVKNLAGGILAWADKVDPRMPKY, from the coding sequence ATGGCCACATCAACTCTCGTATCCAACGCGTTAAGCAAAGACGAAATCCTGCGCTACTCGCGACATCTGATCATGCCCGAAGTCGGCATGGAAGGTCAGCAGAAGCTTAAGGCAGCCAGTGTGCTCTGCATCGGCACGGGCGGACTCGGTTCGCCGCTGGCCCTGTATCTCGCTGCCGCAGGAGTGGGCACGCTCGGTTTGGTTGATTTCGACATCGTCGACTTCACCAACCTGCAGCGGCAAATCATTCACACCACCGCCGACGTGGGACGCTCGAAGCTCGATTCCGCCACCGACAAGATCGAAGCGATGAACCCGTTCGTCGAAGTGCGTCGCTTTGACACTCGGCTGAGCAGCGACAACGCGATGCGAATCTTCCGCGATTTCGACATCATTGTCGATGGCACCGACAACTTCCCAACGCGCTACCTGGTGAACGATGCCTGCGTGCTGAGCGGCAAACTGAATGTCTATGGCTCGATCTTCCGTTTCGAAGGTCAGGCCAGCGTCTTCGGGGCCAAAGACGGTCCGTGCTATCGGTGCTTGTATCCTGAACCGCCACCGCCAGGACTCGTACCTTCATGCGCAGAGGGCGGAGTGCTTGGCATTCTCCCCGGACTAGTCGGACTTATCCAGGCAACCGAGACGATCAAGCTGATTCTTGGCGCCGGCGATCCACTGATTGGACGTCTGCTCCTCGTCGACGCGCTGGGGATGAAGTTCCGCGAACTTAAGCTGCGCAAGAATCCAGACTGCCCGGTATGCGGCCCGAATCGGACCATTACGGAACTGATCGATTACCAGGAGTTTTGCGGCATTCGCGGTGAGGAAGCTCCCGTAAGCACGACGGCGCCGGAGATTCAGCCCGAGGAACTCAAACGGCGCCTCGATGCCGGCGAGGATATTTACATCCTCGATGTTCGCGAGCCGCATGAGTATCAGATCTGCAACCTCAACGGACATCTGATCCCGCTCGGCGACTTACCGAAGCGCATGAATGAACTGGATTCGAGTCGTGAGATCGTCGCGCACTGCCGCTCCGGCGTGCGCAGCGGCAAAGCCGTCGACTTCCTCCGCCAGGCAGGGTTCCGCAAGGTGAAGAACCTTGCAGGCGGAATCCTGGCGTGGGCAGACAAAGTAGATCCGCGGATGCCGAAGTATTGA
- a CDS encoding ABC-F family ATP-binding cassette domain-containing protein encodes MIQLSSSGKRFGHKLLFEDLDWLITPNDRVGVVGANGTGKSTLLKVLAGIESLDYGNIVRTKGISAGYLPQDGLSLSGRTVFAECMSVFDEIRAMEQELEQLTVRISELDHESAEYLEVADRFHSLESQFRAHDGYALDAQVGAVLTGLGFRKEDWQRATEEFSGGWQMRIALAKLLLQKPNLLLLDEPTNHLDLETRNWLEDYLAAYPHAFVLISHDRYFLDVTVKKTVEIWNKRVQFYSGNYEKYLAQREERKTQLESAYRNQREKIEQLEAFINRFRYQATKAKQVQSRIKELERMERIEIPPEEKTIHFHFPKPKPSGRTVAEFKSVAKSYETKEVFHDVSFMIERGDRIALVGANGAGKSTLIRILSGSEPLSAGEYALGHNAEPDYFAQDQYKVLNPERRMLDDLEEVAPRSTMTELRSLLGCFLFSDDDVFKPLGVLSGGERNRYALARMLLHPSNFLLLDEPTNHLDLRAKDVLLNSLQEFSGTVVFVSHDRYFIDKLATRVFEVGGGKVEIFPGNYEDYLWRKQGGTAGNQAGASTPTPEVPLILSDQPTISKNGTPTNQDSSETEPRQRRVNPIKLRQMKERVREIEEEITKLEAGIAECEQALQSFVSAQETARVTDLLEIRRSDLESLMKEWEEVSAVIESA; translated from the coding sequence ATGATCCAGCTCTCCTCTTCCGGGAAGCGCTTCGGCCACAAACTCCTGTTTGAGGACCTCGATTGGCTGATCACGCCCAACGACCGTGTCGGCGTCGTCGGCGCGAATGGGACTGGCAAATCCACTTTGCTGAAAGTACTCGCGGGAATCGAGTCCCTCGATTACGGCAACATCGTTCGCACGAAAGGAATCAGCGCCGGCTACCTGCCGCAGGATGGTTTGTCGCTCAGCGGGCGAACCGTCTTTGCCGAATGCATGTCGGTGTTCGATGAGATTCGCGCGATGGAACAGGAACTCGAGCAGCTCACTGTCCGCATATCTGAGTTGGATCACGAGAGCGCTGAGTATCTGGAGGTTGCCGATCGATTCCACAGTCTCGAATCCCAATTTCGCGCGCACGATGGATATGCCCTGGACGCTCAGGTCGGCGCGGTACTAACCGGTCTAGGCTTCCGTAAAGAAGACTGGCAGCGCGCGACCGAGGAGTTCTCAGGCGGTTGGCAGATGCGGATTGCGCTAGCCAAACTCTTATTACAGAAGCCCAATTTGTTGCTGCTCGACGAGCCTACAAACCATCTCGATCTGGAGACGCGAAACTGGCTCGAGGACTACCTCGCCGCGTATCCGCACGCCTTCGTGCTCATCTCGCACGACCGGTACTTCCTCGACGTCACGGTAAAGAAGACGGTCGAGATCTGGAACAAGCGTGTGCAGTTTTACAGTGGGAATTACGAGAAGTACCTGGCGCAGCGGGAAGAGCGCAAGACGCAGCTCGAGTCTGCGTATCGCAATCAGCGGGAAAAGATCGAGCAGCTCGAAGCCTTCATCAATCGCTTTCGCTATCAGGCGACGAAAGCAAAGCAGGTTCAAAGCCGCATCAAGGAACTCGAACGCATGGAGCGCATCGAGATTCCTCCGGAAGAGAAGACGATCCACTTCCATTTCCCGAAGCCGAAGCCGAGCGGACGCACCGTCGCCGAGTTTAAAAGCGTAGCAAAGAGCTATGAGACAAAAGAGGTCTTCCACGATGTGAGTTTCATGATCGAGCGTGGCGATCGGATCGCTCTCGTGGGTGCAAATGGCGCGGGCAAATCGACGTTGATCCGCATCCTGAGCGGCAGCGAACCGCTCTCAGCGGGCGAATACGCGCTGGGGCACAACGCAGAACCAGACTACTTCGCGCAGGATCAATACAAGGTCCTGAATCCTGAGCGAAGAATGCTCGACGATCTCGAAGAAGTTGCTCCGCGTTCGACGATGACTGAACTCCGCAGCCTGCTCGGATGCTTTCTCTTCTCCGATGACGACGTCTTCAAGCCGCTCGGCGTGCTCTCCGGCGGGGAACGCAATCGCTATGCGCTCGCACGCATGTTGCTGCATCCCTCGAATTTCCTGTTGCTCGACGAGCCGACGAATCACCTGGATCTTCGCGCCAAAGATGTGCTGTTGAACTCTTTGCAAGAGTTCAGCGGAACGGTGGTCTTCGTCTCGCACGACCGTTATTTCATCGACAAGCTTGCTACCCGTGTCTTCGAAGTAGGCGGCGGCAAAGTGGAGATTTTCCCGGGCAATTACGAGGACTATCTCTGGCGCAAGCAGGGCGGCACTGCCGGCAATCAGGCTGGCGCAAGCACTCCCACTCCTGAGGTCCCGCTGATCCTCTCCGATCAGCCCACTATTTCGAAGAATGGCACTCCGACAAACCAGGATTCTTCCGAGACCGAACCCAGGCAGCGGCGGGTCAATCCGATAAAACTGCGGCAAATGAAGGAGCGCGTGCGCGAGATCGAAGAGGAGATCACAAAGCTCGAAGCCGGAATCGCCGAATGCGAGCAAGCGCTCCAGAGCTTTGTGAGCGCACAGGAGACCGCAAGAGTCACGGACTTATTAGAGATCAGGCGCTCCGATTTGGAATCGTTGATGAAGGAGTGGGAAGAAGTGTCGGCGGTGATTGAGAGCGCGTAA
- a CDS encoding DUF2461 domain-containing protein — protein sequence MSSRATSLAIRRQPVHESRFPGFPPEAITFLRGLERHNKREWFQPRKHIYEEHVRGPLETLVNAINGELAEFAPRYVTPVKKAVFRIYRDTRFSKDKRPYKTHVAATFYLQNLDKAAGPCFYFHFTAKELLVFAGVWMPERDELLAIRNLLAERHEEFRAILSGKALRNAMGELKGEQLLRVPKGFAKDHPAEDLIRRKQWFLENTLDGDVTTSGRMLPEIINRFRAATPMLEFLIQPFVQERKPKKLPFMAF from the coding sequence ATGTCTAGCCGAGCAACTTCCCTCGCTATACGCCGACAGCCGGTCCACGAGAGCCGCTTCCCCGGCTTCCCTCCAGAGGCAATCACGTTTCTTCGTGGGCTGGAGCGCCACAACAAACGCGAATGGTTTCAACCGCGCAAGCATATTTATGAAGAGCACGTTCGTGGTCCCCTTGAGACCCTGGTAAACGCGATCAACGGCGAACTCGCCGAGTTCGCGCCGCGCTATGTAACTCCGGTGAAGAAGGCCGTGTTCCGCATTTATCGCGATACGCGCTTTTCCAAGGACAAGCGTCCGTACAAGACACACGTTGCGGCCACTTTCTATCTTCAGAATCTCGATAAGGCTGCCGGCCCATGTTTCTACTTCCATTTCACTGCCAAGGAGCTTCTCGTGTTCGCGGGCGTCTGGATGCCGGAGCGCGACGAACTTCTTGCCATCCGCAATCTACTGGCCGAGCGTCATGAGGAGTTTCGCGCGATTCTCAGCGGCAAGGCGCTTCGAAACGCAATGGGAGAGCTTAAGGGCGAGCAACTCTTACGCGTGCCTAAGGGATTCGCGAAGGATCATCCTGCTGAAGATCTGATTCGCAGGAAGCAGTGGTTCCTGGAGAACACTCTCGACGGCGATGTGACCACTTCAGGACGAATGCTGCCAGAGATCATCAACCGCTTCCGCGCTGCAACTCCAATGCTGGAATTCCTCATTCAGCCTTTTGTGCAGGAACGCAAGCCAAAGAAGCTGCCGTTCATGGCGTTCTGA
- a CDS encoding M67 family metallopeptidase, with translation MLKISQFEYDAIRQHGEETYPHECCGVLLASSDGETRNVTKTVRCGNTRSDSPHNRYHIAPQELVRIQRQAREAGLEIVGFYHSHPDHPARWSQTDLAEAHWIGCSYVITSVERGQAKITNSFELAGETEENKHFEDEAVNVVVETAAIANESRR, from the coding sequence ATGCTCAAGATTTCCCAATTCGAATACGACGCCATCCGCCAACACGGGGAAGAGACATACCCGCACGAGTGCTGTGGTGTGCTGCTGGCGAGTTCGGATGGCGAGACTCGCAATGTAACAAAAACGGTCCGATGTGGGAACACGCGTTCTGACTCGCCACATAACCGCTATCACATCGCGCCACAGGAGCTAGTGCGGATTCAGCGGCAGGCGCGCGAAGCAGGGTTGGAGATCGTAGGCTTCTATCACTCGCATCCCGACCATCCCGCACGCTGGTCGCAAACCGATTTAGCAGAAGCGCATTGGATCGGCTGCTCGTACGTGATCACCAGTGTCGAACGCGGCCAGGCAAAGATCACAAATTCGTTCGAGCTGGCGGGAGAGACGGAAGAAAACAAGCACTTCGAAGATGAAGCAGTAAACGTCGTGGTCGAAACAGCCGCGATCGCAAATGAATCGAGGCGATGA
- the dinB gene encoding DNA polymerase IV has translation MDSTRIIFHLDMDAFFVSVEELLDPSLKGKPVIVGGAKDQRGVVAAASYAARKFGVHSAMPLRTAAKLCPEGIYLDGHMELYREYSEKVHKILCRFSPRVEMASVDEAYLDMTGTARLLGPPLKAAHDLHNAIGTELNLNCSIGIGGARVVAKIASDLAKPNGVLFVHPGHEVRIFAGLPVRKMPGVGKVTEARLHDLGIRTFADLNARQDLEHEFGAYGAAMAGKARGEDAGGWFDEEIGESAAKSISHEHTFGEDTADVQVLETTLARLTEMVARRLREQRFEARTIQLKLRYSDFHTITRAHSLAEPTSSDHAILTNIRALFHNNWRQGARVRLLGVHVSGFDSPGATASFDFDGDERWRQALTAADRLRDKYGESAVHIGSALKANIRERTHENPAGLRGPRKSEHEGH, from the coding sequence GTGGACTCCACCCGCATCATCTTTCACCTCGACATGGACGCCTTCTTCGTCTCGGTGGAAGAGCTGCTCGATCCCTCGCTGAAAGGCAAGCCCGTAATTGTCGGCGGCGCCAAGGATCAGCGCGGTGTAGTGGCTGCAGCATCCTACGCTGCGCGCAAATTCGGAGTGCACTCGGCGATGCCGCTGCGGACGGCCGCCAAGCTCTGCCCAGAGGGCATTTACCTCGACGGGCACATGGAGCTCTATCGCGAATACTCGGAAAAGGTTCACAAGATTCTTTGCCGATTCTCGCCTAGAGTGGAAATGGCCTCTGTAGACGAGGCCTATCTCGACATGACTGGAACGGCACGACTGCTCGGGCCACCGCTCAAGGCCGCCCACGACTTGCACAACGCTATCGGGACGGAGCTGAACCTCAATTGCTCGATTGGGATTGGTGGTGCGCGCGTTGTCGCCAAGATCGCCTCCGATTTGGCTAAGCCAAACGGCGTCTTATTTGTGCATCCCGGTCATGAAGTTCGGATATTCGCCGGGCTTCCCGTGCGCAAGATGCCAGGCGTCGGCAAGGTCACCGAAGCCCGCTTGCACGATTTAGGCATTCGCACCTTTGCCGACCTCAATGCGCGACAGGATCTCGAGCATGAGTTCGGAGCCTACGGAGCAGCGATGGCCGGCAAAGCTCGCGGCGAAGACGCAGGCGGCTGGTTTGACGAAGAGATCGGCGAGAGCGCGGCGAAGTCCATCAGCCACGAACACACATTCGGAGAAGATACGGCTGACGTCCAGGTACTGGAAACGACTCTCGCGCGGCTTACGGAGATGGTCGCGCGCCGCTTGCGCGAACAGCGATTCGAAGCGCGAACCATCCAATTGAAGCTCCGCTACTCCGACTTTCACACCATTACGCGAGCCCATTCTCTGGCTGAGCCCACCAGTAGTGATCATGCGATCCTTACGAATATCCGCGCACTGTTTCACAACAATTGGAGGCAAGGTGCGCGAGTGCGCTTGCTCGGCGTTCATGTGTCCGGATTCGACTCGCCGGGAGCAACAGCCTCGTTCGACTTCGACGGCGACGAGCGCTGGCGACAGGCGCTCACGGCCGCCGATCGCCTGCGCGACAAGTATGGAGAATCAGCCGTGCACATCGGCAGCGCTCTGAAGGCCAATATTCGCGAACGCACGCACGAGAATCCGGCAGGGTTGAGGGGGCCGAGGAAGAGCGAACACGAAGGTCACTAA
- a CDS encoding ubiquitin-like small modifier protein 1, which translates to MKIFIPTPLRQYAGKQDAVEVHASTVGDALSKLTSTHPDLKRHLYTDDGKLRAFVNLYLNDEDVRYLSDKENTRVKDGDHLSIIPSIAGGVEPAGELVRLLHPITRWPDHPIFEDARNGRN; encoded by the coding sequence ATGAAGATATTTATCCCAACTCCATTACGCCAATATGCAGGCAAGCAGGATGCCGTCGAGGTCCACGCGTCCACGGTTGGCGACGCGCTCTCGAAGCTCACGAGCACGCATCCCGATTTGAAACGGCATCTTTATACCGACGACGGCAAACTGCGAGCCTTTGTAAACCTGTATTTGAACGACGAAGACGTGCGCTATCTCTCCGACAAAGAGAACACACGAGTGAAAGACGGCGACCATCTTTCGATCATCCCTTCGATCGCCGGGGGTGTCGAACCCGCCGGGGAACTCGTGAGGTTACTTCACCCGATCACCCGATGGCCCGATCACCCGATCTTCGAAGACGCTCGTAACGGCAGAAATTAG
- a CDS encoding PLP-dependent cysteine synthase family protein, whose translation MASQVLGNTQLERIGNTPLVRLGRIAESVPGVQILGKGEWANPGGSVKDRPALNIVREAERNGQLSGRTLLDATSGNTGIAYAMIGAARGFPVKLCMPSNVSLERKRILKAYGAEIVFTDPNDGSDGAIRKAQELAAGDPGKYFYADQYSNDANWRAHYHTTANEIWNQTEGRVTHFVATMGTSGTFVGCTRRLRELNPQIQCISLQPDSPFHGLEGLKHMATAIVPKIYDPSLADEDHGISTEAAYAMLKRLAREEGLLVGISSGAAVVGALELAQRLDKTGWIEKNGEAVIVTVLCDSADKYLSERLWEE comes from the coding sequence ATGGCGAGCCAAGTGCTTGGAAACACACAACTTGAGCGCATTGGCAATACTCCGCTCGTTCGTCTGGGAAGAATTGCCGAGAGCGTGCCCGGCGTCCAGATCCTCGGGAAAGGGGAGTGGGCGAACCCCGGCGGCTCAGTGAAGGACCGTCCGGCGCTCAATATCGTGCGCGAAGCCGAGCGTAACGGACAGCTTTCCGGCCGCACGCTGCTCGATGCTACGAGCGGGAATACCGGCATCGCCTACGCCATGATCGGCGCCGCACGCGGCTTCCCGGTGAAGCTCTGCATGCCGTCCAATGTCTCGCTGGAGCGGAAGCGCATCCTGAAAGCCTATGGAGCGGAGATCGTCTTTACCGATCCGAACGACGGCTCCGACGGTGCGATTCGAAAGGCCCAGGAACTTGCGGCCGGCGATCCCGGCAAGTATTTCTACGCCGACCAGTACTCGAACGATGCCAACTGGCGCGCCCACTATCACACCACCGCCAACGAAATCTGGAACCAGACTGAGGGACGCGTCACCCATTTTGTCGCCACAATGGGAACTAGTGGAACGTTCGTCGGCTGCACGCGACGACTGCGAGAGCTGAATCCGCAGATCCAGTGCATCTCCCTGCAGCCGGATTCGCCATTCCACGGGCTCGAAGGACTGAAGCACATGGCGACGGCGATCGTGCCGAAGATCTACGATCCGTCGTTGGCCGATGAAGATCACGGCATTTCAACCGAAGCTGCCTACGCAATGCTGAAACGGCTGGCGCGCGAAGAGGGATTACTGGTCGGAATCTCGTCGGGAGCTGCGGTGGTTGGTGCATTGGAGCTGGCGCAGCGGCTGGACAAGACTGGATGGATCGAGAAGAACGGCGAGGCAGTGATTGTGACGGTTCTGTGCGATTCGGCAGATAAGTACTTGAGTGAGAGATTGTGGGAGGAATGA
- a CDS encoding amidase: MDLHQLPASRMVELVRSRQISPVDVVNAHLARIERLNPKLNAFIELRADQALMEAQTAEKAAHRGDVLGPLHGIPVSIKSSIAVEGLKFECGSRTRAGLIAKKDAVLVQRLKRAGAIVLGNTNVPEMLMAYHTENPLYGRTNSPWAPERTPGGSSGGEAAAVAAGLCAAGIGSDGGGSIRVPAHFSGICGLKPTPGRIPITGHWPESAGPFALLGVVGPMARSVEDLDLLFRVLAGFDSGDPMAAPIPLHDVSDEELKKITIGYFEEHISAPVTGETRAAVRTAVSVLKDSGLHVEHFEPDVLDEARGHWWKLFVRLAAEMLAPEFKGRECETSAILTYSDRPPTKEELLAAWFGRDQLRLRLMQQMAQVPVLICPVCSIPAFRHGEREWSVNGKQVSYMDAMSYTQWFNLLGNPGVVIPVGTSPEGLPLGVQIVGQQNAEELILKVARVLEQALGSARQAPMMLEDNVAAGLS, encoded by the coding sequence ATGGACCTTCACCAACTGCCCGCTAGTCGAATGGTGGAGCTGGTCCGCTCCCGTCAGATCTCGCCGGTGGACGTCGTGAACGCGCACTTGGCTCGAATCGAGCGCCTCAATCCAAAACTGAACGCTTTCATTGAACTGCGAGCCGACCAGGCTCTCATGGAAGCTCAAACGGCCGAGAAAGCCGCGCACCGCGGAGACGTTCTTGGTCCGCTACACGGGATTCCTGTCAGCATCAAGAGCTCGATTGCTGTCGAGGGATTGAAGTTTGAGTGCGGAAGTCGCACTCGTGCCGGACTCATTGCTAAGAAAGATGCAGTGCTCGTTCAACGGCTGAAGAGAGCCGGAGCAATTGTTCTCGGCAACACCAATGTCCCCGAGATGCTCATGGCATATCACACGGAGAACCCCCTATATGGACGCACAAATAGTCCTTGGGCGCCTGAGCGCACTCCCGGCGGCTCAAGCGGAGGGGAGGCTGCGGCTGTCGCTGCGGGCTTGTGTGCTGCCGGCATTGGAAGCGACGGAGGCGGCTCGATTCGCGTCCCGGCACACTTCAGCGGCATCTGCGGATTGAAGCCCACTCCTGGGCGGATTCCTATTACGGGACACTGGCCCGAGAGTGCCGGCCCTTTTGCTCTTCTCGGAGTCGTGGGGCCGATGGCGCGCTCGGTGGAAGATCTGGATCTCCTGTTTCGCGTCCTTGCCGGATTCGACTCGGGCGATCCGATGGCTGCGCCGATTCCGCTGCACGACGTTTCCGACGAGGAATTGAAGAAAATTACAATCGGTTACTTCGAAGAGCACATTTCGGCGCCCGTCACCGGTGAAACGCGCGCTGCCGTCAGAACAGCGGTATCGGTCTTGAAAGATTCCGGGCTGCACGTTGAGCACTTCGAGCCCGACGTTCTTGATGAAGCTCGCGGGCACTGGTGGAAACTTTTCGTACGGCTCGCTGCCGAGATGCTCGCGCCCGAGTTCAAAGGACGCGAGTGCGAGACCAGCGCAATTCTCACCTACTCCGATCGGCCACCCACGAAAGAGGAACTGCTTGCGGCATGGTTCGGGCGCGATCAGCTTCGGCTGCGCCTCATGCAACAGATGGCACAAGTGCCGGTCCTGATCTGCCCGGTGTGCTCAATACCTGCCTTCCGCCACGGTGAACGCGAATGGTCTGTAAACGGAAAACAGGTCTCCTACATGGACGCCATGAGCTACACCCAGTGGTTCAACCTGCTCGGCAACCCTGGCGTCGTCATTCCCGTCGGCACATCTCCAGAAGGACTGCCCCTTGGCGTTCAAATCGTGGGCCAGCAGAACGCGGAAGAGTTAATCCTGAAGGTGGCGCGAGTCCTGGAGCAAGCGCTCGGCTCGGCGCGCCAGGCGCCGATGATGCTCGAAGACAATGTAGCTGCGGGGCTGAGTTAG
- a CDS encoding DoxX family protein — MSDANARRVLALVRVAVGVMFLFFAEYKIVGSEFVHGGFQKYVSTYVDQHQALSLVRPMLTGWVLPHPYLWARIVAWSELLIGISLVLGWFVRLSSLGGLVFMLTMAAASWYEPGHGAPMWRYLGAHLDNIPLAMLFLIFLVFNAGKTWGVDGGIKLPGR, encoded by the coding sequence ATGAGCGACGCAAATGCCCGCCGCGTGCTCGCCCTGGTGCGCGTTGCCGTGGGCGTGATGTTCCTGTTCTTCGCCGAATACAAAATCGTTGGCTCCGAATTTGTCCACGGAGGCTTTCAGAAGTACGTCAGCACATACGTCGATCAACACCAGGCGTTGAGTTTGGTGCGGCCGATGCTCACGGGCTGGGTTTTGCCTCATCCGTACTTGTGGGCTCGCATTGTGGCCTGGAGCGAATTGCTCATCGGCATCTCGCTTGTGCTTGGATGGTTTGTGCGCTTGAGCTCGCTGGGAGGGCTTGTGTTCATGCTGACAATGGCCGCGGCGAGCTGGTATGAGCCTGGTCATGGAGCTCCTATGTGGCGCTACTTGGGAGCACATCTCGATAACATCCCCTTGGCGATGCTTTTCCTGATCTTCCTTGTCTTCAATGCGGGAAAAACGTGGGGAGTGGACGGCGGCATTAAGCTGCCTGGAAGGTAG
- a CDS encoding aminodeoxychorismate/anthranilate synthase component II — translation MIFVLDNYDSFTFNLVQYIGETGEDVQVRRNDQVTLDEIQQMAPRKIVLSPGPCTPNEAGISLELIRHFAGKIPILGVCLGHQAIGAAFGGVVIRSDRIMHGKTSMVEHDGRTIFRGVNSPMVANRYHSLIVEEKSLPKELEISARSEENGKTVIMGLRHRELPVEGVQFHPESVLTPDGAKLIRNFLQ, via the coding sequence ATGATCTTCGTGCTCGACAACTACGATTCCTTCACCTTCAATCTCGTCCAGTACATTGGGGAGACAGGAGAAGACGTGCAGGTCCGCCGGAACGACCAAGTCACCCTGGACGAGATCCAGCAGATGGCTCCACGCAAGATCGTGCTTTCACCTGGACCGTGCACTCCTAACGAAGCCGGTATCTCCCTCGAGCTAATTCGCCATTTCGCCGGCAAGATTCCAATCCTCGGCGTGTGCCTTGGACATCAGGCCATCGGCGCCGCGTTTGGCGGAGTGGTCATTCGCTCGGATCGCATCATGCATGGCAAGACCAGCATGGTAGAGCATGACGGCCGTACCATCTTCCGCGGAGTCAATTCGCCCATGGTCGCCAATCGTTATCACTCCCTGATCGTGGAGGAAAAAAGCCTGCCGAAGGAGCTCGAGATTTCCGCGCGCAGCGAGGAAAACGGCAAGACCGTGATCATGGGACTACGTCATCGAGAACTTCCCGTAGAAGGCGTGCAGTTTCATCCTGAGAGCGTGCTCACGCCAGACGGCGCCAAGCTGATCCGAAACTTCCTGCAGTAG